The Pectobacterium parmentieri genome segment TGCCCCCACTTATCTTTAATGGCAGCATGAGCCTGCTTAGGATTTTTGGCTGAATGAGTACATTTGAGTCCCAGTGGCTCTGTAAGCACACCTGTTTTAGTTCCACACACTTTTTGAGATTTCCGGATTTTCAGCCATCAGCCGGTACTCTTCCGGCGTCAGGTTATTCAGGGATTCATGAGGCCGCTCGCTGTTGTATTCCGTCAGCCAGCGTTCTGTGATTTCCCTCGCTTCATTCAGGGTTCTGAACAGATAAAAATCCAGTATCTCTGTCCGGTACGTTCGGTTAAAACGTTCGATGAAGGCATTTTGCGTTGGTTTTCCCGGTTTGATAAATTCCAGCATCACGCCATGCTCTTCAGCCCACTGTGCCAAAGTCAGCGAGATTAGCTCCGGGCCATTGTCCATCCGCAGTTTCAGCGGATAACCACGGTTTGCCACGATCCTGTCCAGTACTCTGACCACCCGCTGCGCCGGGATATTCAGATCGATTTCTATTGCGAGAGCCTCGCGGTTAAAGTCATCCACCACATTGAAGGTCCGAAAGCGTCTGCCGCAGACCAGCGCATCATGCATAAAATCTATCGACCAGCTCTGGTTCAGTGCTTCCGGCGTCGCCAGCGGAGTCGGATTGCGCACCGGCAGACGTTGCTTTCCCTTACGGCGAAAATTCAGTTTCAGCAGGCAGTAAATGCGATGAACGCGTTTATGATTCCAGGCATTGCCTTGCCTGCGCAGCACCTGAAACAGCTTCTTAAAACCGTAACGGGGATAGCGTTCAGCCACCTCCGCCAGAGCCTGGATCACCGGTTCATCACGACAGGTGTCCGGCTGATAAAAATACACCGTCCTGCTCAGCGACAATGTCCTGCATGCCTGGCGTATGCTCATCGCAAACTGCGCGGTCAGGTAACTGACGAGCTCACGCTTTATCGCTGGTTTTAAAGCTTTTTTTCGATGACATCTTTCAGAGCACGACACTCGAGACTCAGATCGGCAAACATCTGTTTCAGACGACGATTTTCATCCTCCAGATCTTTCATCTTTTTGATATCAGAAGCTTCCATACCACCAAACTTCGCTTTCCAGTTGTAATAGCTGGCTTCGGAAATGCCGGCTTCGCGGCAGACATCCTTGACGGTACGTCCAGCTTCGACGGACTTCAGAACGGCGATGATCTGGTGCTCAGTGAATCGGGCTTTACGCATGACGATCTCCTCAAGTGACATAATCAGTATGTCGGAAGATCTCTAAAAGTGAATGGGCCGTTTTGCAGGGATACTTACAGCCGTGGCGCAGTCCTTCACTGTCCTGCGTCTGTCCATTGACGGCACCGAAGCTGCCGTAATCTCCGCTCCAGCGGACCGCACCTTCCGCATCCGTCATCTCCAGCGGCGCCCCGTCCAGCTCGGTATTGAACCAGCGGATATCACCGTCAGGCGCGCCCGGTTGTTGTGTGATACGTGCTAACGGCGACCACCAGATAGTCGGGTCATAAAGGTAGCTTTCTGTCCGGTCAGCCTGTCTGGCCTGCAACAGCCGAAAGCCTTCCCACAGGAAACGCGTCTCTTCCTGTTTCCCGCTGTCACCCCAGGTGACCGTTTTACGGGTGCGTCTGCCCAGCGCATCATAGCCATAGCGGGCCACAAACTCGCCCTGTGGCGCTGCCGTCCGCCAACAACCTTAAGGGCCGCTGGCTGGAAGAATCGAGGTTTATGACGGGGTGCCCATCACTATTACCGTGAAGCGTGGGAGGTTGGTGATTGAGACTGAGATTAATCTCTGACGCCGCACACGATAAACAGCAGATAAAATAAAGCCGGAAGGATCTTGGAGATCGCTTCCGGTTATTCTCAAGGGTATTTTTCTATAAGATCTAACTAATATTCGAGATTTCCCTCAATATTTTTATTGTTATGGCATATGATTCTTCTATGGAGTCATTGATTCCAAGTAAATCATTAACACTATGCTTTTCATAATATATATTCCCATGAGAATCTGAGACATCTATGCTATAAGATATACTATCTTTAGAACGTACCTCAATAACAACCTCATCACAATCTTCATCTAAAACACACTCTTTCTTAATTAAAATACTAAAATAGAAAGCAGAGTGTGAACCAACAATTTTTACTTCAATTGATGAGGATTGAATAGCATTAAAATCATATCGATCTCTTAATGAATTAATTTTATTGAAAATTAAGTTGTTCATTTTATTATCCACATGATTTCTTTACAGTCTTTGTATAAGAAGACGATTTCTCGGTTCCTCTGGTATCAGCCCATTCTCTCAATCTAGACATATCTGGATCATTACTTGGCCTGACAGAAGCATGATTTTTACCATCTTTAACTACATCTAATCCGCCATCATTTAGCGTTTTCACATCAAGAGTTTGATATTTACCATTAGAAGGTTTCTCGATAGTTGTAGATAGTCCTGTCGTTGTATCTTTTCCTGGTCGAGGGGTCAAATTTGAGTCGGTTCCACTTCCCATACGATAGACAACACCATCGGTTAATATTTTGGCCAACCCCAGCGGATCCACCCACCCCAGCGGATTCGGCGCATAAGCATAAAGATTCAGCCCTCCCGCCAGGCCTATCGGGTCCTGTGTCGTGAAGCGGCCTACGGTGGGGTCGTAATAGCGGAACAGGTTGTAGTGTAACCCCGTTTCCTCATCCGCGTATTGTCCGGCATAGCGTAGCGACTGGGATTCTACCGGCTTGCCGTGGCGCAGTCCTTCACTGTCCTGCGTCTGTCCATTGATGGCACCGAAGCTGCCGTAATCTCCACTCCAGCGGACCGCACCTTCCGCATCCGTCATCTCCAGCGGCGCGCCGTTCAGCTCGGTATTGAACCAGCGGATATCACCGTCAGGCGCGCCCGGTTGCTGTGTGATACGTGCTAACGGCGACCACCAGATAGTCGGGTCATAAAGGTAGGTTTCTGTCCGGTCAGCCTGTCTGGCCTGCAACAGCCGAAAACCTTCCCACAGGAAACGCGTCTCTTCCTGTTTCCCGCTGTCACCCCAGGTGACCGTTTTACGGGTGCGTCTGCCCAGCGCATCATAGCCATAGCGGGCCACAAACTCGCCCTGTGGCCCCCGGCCCCGGGCTTCAACCAGACGGTTGTCCGCATCATACTGGTAAAACTGCTCCGTTGTGCCTTCACGCCGCCGTATCAGGTTGCCCTGGCCGTCATACTGGTTCCACAGATGACGCCAGTTCAGCAGGCGGTTGTCGGAGAGTGGGCGGGCAGACGGTGAATAAGCGCTATCCTGCAGATTGTCAGCCGCATCATAGCCATATGCCCGATGATGCACCTGCCAGTGCACGTCAATCCGTTTCAGCAGGCGACCTTCTGCATCGTAATCATACTGCACGTCACCCCGCAGGCTGTCCCTGACTGAAGCGAGTTCGCCGGAAGCCGTGTAGCGTAACGCCCGCGAGAGAAGTTGCTGCTCCGGCTCCGCGACATCCCAGAGACCGCTGCGCTGCGAGGTCAGGCGACCGAGGCTGTCATACGCCCGTTGCTGCGTGCGGCGGCCCTGAGTACGGCTGATTTCCCGGTGCAACCGGTCACGGGTAAACTCGCTGACCACCTGATGGTTGAATTTTACCGCGCTGACGTGGCCGGAGCCGTAGCGCAACCAGCGCAGCGTGTCACCATCCGGTAGCGACAGGGCACTCACGTTGCCCAGTGCATCCCGGGTATAGCCGATGTCGCCTTCACTGCCGTGTTCGCCTGACAGGTCGCCCGCTGCGTCATAGGTCAGCCTGACCTCATCGGCGGTGAGACCCAGCGCGAGGCCTTCCCCGGTTGGTTCACGCTTCAGGGAAAGCAGTTGCCCTCTGTTGTTGTGCTGGTAGTGGAACACGGCGTGGGCATGTTCACGACGCACCAGTTGCCCGGCCGCATCGTGCTGATAAATGTGTGAGATAGCTTCGTCATTCGCGGCATGACCGCGCTGCGACCGCTGGCACAGGTGACCGGCGGCGTCGTAGTGGAAAGTCAGCTCGACGCCATCCACGCGCTGCTCGTTAACCAGTCGGCCGACGGCATCATAGCCAAACTGGTACGCTGCGCCGTTGCCGTTCTCCAGCCGTAACAGCAACCCGCGAGCGTCATAGTGCCAGCGCGTTGTCCGGCGAAGACGGTCCGTTACACTGACGGGCTGGCCGAGGACGTTATAGTGCCAGCGGACTTCGCTGTTCTGTGCGTCACGCCAGGCCTGCAACTGACCCCGGGCATTCCAGCGCAGTGTTTCCCGGCGACCATCCGGGTAGATAACGCTTGTCAGGTGCCCGCAGGCATCCCATTCCCGGCGGGTGGTGTGACCTTCGGCATCAACAGATGCCAGCAACTGCCCGTCATGGTCATACTCAAAGGTGCTGCACTGCCCGGAACAGTCGGTACGTGCCGTAAGCAGCCCCTGTCGGTTCCAGACCAGCGTGACGGTGCCGCCCAGTGCGTCGGTGATGCTGTCCGGCAAACTTTCCTGTGCCGTGGGGTACTGGTAGCGAGTTGAGTTACCCCGTGCGTCAATTTCCTCAACCAGACGATTGAGGT includes the following:
- a CDS encoding IS3 family transposase (programmed frameshift), producing MRKARFTEHQIIAVLKSVEAGRTVKDVCREAGISEASYYNWKAKFGGMEASDIKKMKDLEDENRRLKQMFADLSLECRALKDVIEKKPLKPAIKRELVSYLTAQFAMSIRQACRTLSLSRTVYFYQPDTCRDEPVIQALAEVAERYPRYGFKKLFQVLRRQGNAWNHKRVHRIYCLLKLNFRRKGKQRLPVRNPTPLATPEALNQSWSIDFMHDALVCGRRFRTFNVVDDFNREALAIEIDLNIPAQRVVRVLDRIVANRGYPLKLRMDNGPELISLTLAQWAEEHGVMLEFIKPGKPTQNAFIERFNRTYRTEILDFYLFRTLNEAREITERWLTEYNSERPHESLNNLTPEEYRLMAENPEISKSVWN
- a CDS encoding RHS domain-containing protein — its product is MARYGYDALGRRTRKTVTWGDSGKQEETRFLWEGFRLLQARQADRTESYLYDPTIWWSPLARITQQPGAPDGDIRWFNTELDGAPLEMTDAEGAVRWSGDYGSFGAVNGQTQDSEGLRHGCKYPCKTAHSLLEIFRHTDYVT
- a CDS encoding RHS repeat-associated core domain-containing protein, with protein sequence MFEAARVGDGIGHSSALTGMILGTIAGGLIAAAGGIAAGALLVAGLGSCVVGGVLLIGLSAAVGWATGELAEKVRDGIADSFASSMSKAGTIDEGSPTVFINGMKAAMAILSIASCNKDGPSMQVAEGSATVYINNQPASRLGDKVNCGATITEGSSNVFIGGATKPMLPIRSEVPAWLYKASDLTLLFAGLIGGVGGMAGKAGKLGKLLRELPGLNKLQRLACRFGVLMTSIAAGGIIARPIDIVSGQKFLADEEELDFVLPSRLPVYWQRCWRSGNPGDSVLGKGWSLFWETTLTCYQDGLVWRAPSGDLISFPFVPVGQRSYCPAEKRWLEHHQDESWSVYGPDGEVWSYTALSPQGKAVLARIAEPCGHDILFFWNDDDTLQALTDSAGRHLTCRYRDGRLDSVWLDESTCLVHYTYNAQRQLITVTGRGGSVRRRFTWHDDGLMASHEEASGLLSEYQWQEIADLPRVVAYRNSAGEQLTLEYDFAGQRRTARREDGLIAQWLLDDEGHVTHFTDYDGRETTLSYADGELCDVIMPGGASRKTTWDDYGRLLSETDPLGRETCYQWYRLTGHITLVTYPDGSREQMQYDDLNRLVEEIDARGNSTRYQYPTAQESLPDSITDALGGTVTLVWNRQGLLTARTDCSGQCSTFEYDHDGQLLASVDAEGHTTRREWDACGHLTSVIYPDGRRETLRWNARGQLQAWRDAQNSEVRWHYNVLGQPVSVTDRLRRTTRWHYDARGLLLRLENGNGAAYQFGYDAVGRLVNEQRVDGVELTFHYDAAGHLCQRSQRGHAANDEAISHIYQHDAAGQLVRREHAHAVFHYQHNNRGQLLSLKREPTGEGLALGLTADEVRLTYDAAGDLSGEHGSEGDIGYTRDALGNVSALSLPDGDTLRWLRYGSGHVSAVKFNHQVVSEFTRDRLHREISRTQGRRTQQRAYDSLGRLTSQRSGLWDVAEPEQQLLSRALRYTASGELASVRDSLRGDVQYDYDAEGRLLKRIDVHWQVHHRAYGYDAADNLQDSAYSPSARPLSDNRLLNWRHLWNQYDGQGNLIRRREGTTEQFYQYDADNRLVEARGRGPQGEFVARYGYDALGRRTRKTVTWGDSGKQEETRFLWEGFRLLQARQADRTETYLYDPTIWWSPLARITQQPGAPDGDIRWFNTELNGAPLEMTDAEGAVRWSGDYGSFGAINGQTQDSEGLRHGKPVESQSLRYAGQYADEETGLHYNLFRYYDPTVGRFTTQDPIGLAGGLNLYAYAPNPLGWVDPLGLAKILTDGVVYRMGSGTDSNLTPRPGKDTTTGLSTTIEKPSNGKYQTLDVKTLNDGGLDVVKDGKNHASVRPSNDPDMSRLREWADTRGTEKSSSYTKTVKKSCG